One genomic region from Phragmites australis chromosome 1, lpPhrAust1.1, whole genome shotgun sequence encodes:
- the LOC133919423 gene encoding trihelix transcription factor ENAP1-like: MGDDAPSPSPSPSPSSSSGASPSPSSPRAKRHRIHRYALGFEFAPRLAPYEVPPPRLPDWTEGSTFALLDAWGDRFVRAGRRGIRADDWLEVARLAASAANRPAGYYSESQCRNRIDTLRKKFRREKERARLAARRSHPSTSKWVYYDKMMSLICPPPPPPLQPPVVTRRRDTHPSPRLTWGTRAPEYMLGGGGDAGPGNSGSDVELGEPQKIGAVAGHSIRFAVLTKSIQKLGEVFERMESRKRQHMAEVEQMRRDFQRDLDGKWREILEKVKTGTACLGYEDVDEGDAGEDGDGGDDNKRLEDGGGEEQNNGAMDASP; the protein is encoded by the coding sequence ATGGGCGACGACGCCCCCtcgccatcgccgtcgccgtcgccctcctcctcctcaggcgcctccccctcgccctcctccccGCGCGCCAAGCGCCACCGCATCCACCGCTACGCGCTCGGCTTCGAGTTCGCACCGCGCCTCGCGCCCTATGAGGTCCCTCCGCCACGCCTCCCCGATTGGACGGAAGGCTCCACCTTCGCGCTCCTCGACGCCTGGGGCGACCGCTTCGtccgcgccggccgccgtgGCATCCGCGCCGACGACTGGCTCGAGGTCGCCCgcctcgccgcctccgccgcgaaCCGCCCCGCGGGGTACTACTCCGAGTCGCAGTGCCGCAACCGCATCGACACTCTCAGGAAGAAGTtcaggagggagaaggagagggccCGCCTCGCCGCGCGCCGCTCCCACCCCTCCACCTCCAAATGGGTCTACTACGACAAGATGATGTCTCTCAtttgcccgccgccgccgcctccgttgCAGCCGCCCGTCGTTACGCGCCGCCGGGACACGCATCCCTCGCCGCGTTTAACGTGGGGGACGAGGGCCCCGGAGTATATGCTGGGCGGCGGTGGGGACGCAGGGCCCGGGAATTCAGGATCGGACGTTGAATTGGGTGAACCACAGAAAATTGGGGCTGTTGCAGGACATTCCATTAGATTTGCGGTGCTGACGAAGTCGATACAGAAGCTTGGGGAGGTTTTTGAGAGGATGGAGAGTAGGAAGAGGCAGCACATGGCGGAGGTGGAACAAATGAGGAGGGATTTCCAAAGGGACCTTGATGGAAAGTGGAGGGAGATTCTGGAGAAGGTGAAAACGGGAACTGCTTGTCTTGGGTACGAGGATGTGGATGAGGGTGATGCGGGAGAGGATGGTGATGGTGGCGATGATAACAAGAGATTAGAggatggtggtggtgaagagcagaACAATGGTGCCATGGATGCTTCTCCTTAG
- the LOC133919440 gene encoding FCS-Like Zinc finger 8-like, which produces MVESNGQKSTAPAGFFRVPGLFVRLSSKGLNNAVDPDSVWSPTSPLDFKNLRSSPPRVGLGLVDALTAHESSLQFGCKSSFLDSIRPFVELAFPKAAACEKAGSTVGFATLDEVNEFADSEEYTCVIARGANPRTTHILGGGETLEVHKGAVGGCRKPIFSIEPFSDHPSPSPSPLASVASGRCGCCMKRLQEDRDIYMYLGENAFCSNECRKGYIEEIGEVEELMVLDSAMRL; this is translated from the exons ATGGTGGAATCCAATGGCCAGAAGAGCACTGCCCCCGCCGGCTTCTTCAGGGTCCCCGGCCTCTTCGTGAGGCTGAGCAGCAAGGGCCTGAACAATGCCGTGGATCCTGACTCGGTCTGGAGCCCGACCTCTCCACTGGACTTCAAGAACCTCAGGTCCAGCCCTCCCAGGGTCGGTCTCGGCCTCGTCGACGCCCTCACCGCCCACGAGAGCTCCCTGCAGTTTGGATGCAAGAGCTCGTTCCTCGATTCCATCAGGCCGTTCGTCGAGCTGGCGTTCCCGAAGGCAGCGGCGTGCGAAAAGGCTGGCTCGACGGTCGGCTTCGCCACCCTGGATGAGGTGAACGAGTTTGCAGACTCTGAAGAGTACACCTGCGTCATTGCGCGCGGCGCGAACCCGAGGACGACGCACATCCTTGGCGGCGGCGAGACGCTGGAGGTGCACAAGGGCGCTGTAGGTGGTTGCAGGAAGCCAATTTTCAGCATTGAGCCGTTCAGCGACcacccgtcgccgtcgccgtcgccgttggCCAGTGTTGCGTCCGGCCGCTGCGGCTGTTGCATGAAGAGGCTGCAGGAGGACAGGGACATCTACATGTATCT GGGCGAGAATGCGTTCTGTAGCAACGAGTGCAGGAAGGGCTACATCGAGGAGATCGGGGAGGTGGAGGAGCTCATGGTGCTTGATTCTGCTATGCGTCTTTGA